A region from the Salifodinibacter halophilus genome encodes:
- the psd gene encoding phosphatidylserine decarboxylase (Phosphatidylserine decarboxylase is synthesized as a single chain precursor. Generation of the pyruvoyl active site from a Ser is coupled to cleavage of a Gly-Ser bond between the larger (beta) and smaller (alpha chains). It is an integral membrane protein.) yields MSRQYWLRRMLIHVWLRAYPQLDLSEAAFTSSRDYASFEAFFTRELAPGTRPMPHDPATLAAPVDGTLGACGHIDSQTLVQAKGQHYDLDDLLAGAVDAQPFIGGSYATFYLAPADYHRVHMPTDARLMAAGYVPGRLFGVGPRFVRTVPRLFTRNERVVLSFATDTGAIAVIFIGAFVVGGIHTRWHGRICPPHRWHSRALTASSPIETAPDTRIARGDYLGHFSIGSSVIVLTEGECTALADDLCPGQPCRVGQPIGRLQ; encoded by the coding sequence GTGTCCCGACAGTATTGGTTGCGGCGCATGTTGATTCATGTCTGGCTTCGCGCCTATCCACAGCTCGATCTGTCGGAAGCCGCATTTACTTCATCGCGAGACTACGCCTCGTTCGAAGCCTTTTTCACGCGCGAGCTGGCACCTGGTACACGGCCAATGCCGCATGATCCAGCTACACTGGCCGCGCCTGTCGACGGCACGCTCGGCGCCTGCGGCCACATAGACAGCCAAACACTCGTTCAAGCCAAGGGCCAGCACTACGATCTCGACGATCTGTTAGCCGGCGCGGTCGATGCACAACCTTTTATCGGCGGTTCATACGCCACGTTCTATCTGGCGCCGGCCGACTACCACCGCGTTCATATGCCGACCGATGCGCGTCTGATGGCCGCGGGCTACGTGCCAGGCCGATTGTTCGGCGTCGGGCCGCGATTCGTACGCACCGTGCCACGGCTATTTACACGCAATGAGCGCGTAGTGCTTTCATTCGCCACCGATACTGGTGCTATAGCCGTTATTTTCATCGGCGCATTCGTCGTCGGCGGCATTCATACACGCTGGCATGGACGTATCTGCCCACCGCATCGTTGGCATTCGCGAGCGCTAACCGCCTCGTCGCCAATCGAAACCGCACCGGACACGCGCATTGCTCGTGGCGACTACCTCGGTCACTTCTCCATCGGTTCGAGTGTGATTGTTTTGACCGAGGGCGAATGCACCGCACTCGCCGACGATCTGTGCCCAGGCCAGCCATGTCGCGTCGGGCAGCCTATCGGCCGCCTGCAATGA
- the prmB gene encoding 50S ribosomal protein L3 N(5)-glutamine methyltransferase, translated as MRNGTADGTADKPASRTDDEELVQTLTCPLDYIRWGASYFGEAGLAFGHGSDNPVDEAAHLVLHALSLAHDLPDTYLQGQLTDAERRAIVELLRARVTTRKPAAYLTGTAWFAGLAFYVDERVIIPRSPIAELIGDGFQPWLAHREPLAILDLCAGCGAIAIACAELFPDARVVASDASTDALDVARTNATRHDSGPQVELVQADLFDDLPAERFDLIVTNPPYVSREESEGLAAEYQHEPGYAFHGNQQDLSLLTRLLVQAPDYLTEDGLLILEVGARAFELEATHPDLPISWVELQHGGMGVGVLEAEDLAAWASAQTIGG; from the coding sequence ATGAGAAATGGCACCGCTGATGGGACGGCCGACAAGCCGGCGTCCCGAACCGACGATGAAGAACTCGTGCAGACGCTGACGTGCCCACTGGACTATATCCGGTGGGGCGCATCATATTTCGGCGAAGCCGGTCTGGCGTTTGGGCACGGCAGCGATAATCCGGTGGACGAAGCCGCGCATCTGGTGCTGCACGCACTGTCACTCGCCCATGACCTGCCGGATACCTATCTACAGGGGCAGTTGACCGATGCTGAACGCCGCGCCATTGTCGAGCTGTTGCGAGCGCGGGTCACGACACGCAAGCCAGCCGCCTATCTCACCGGCACGGCATGGTTCGCGGGCCTGGCTTTTTACGTCGATGAACGCGTCATCATTCCGCGCTCACCGATTGCGGAGTTGATCGGCGACGGTTTTCAACCGTGGCTCGCTCACCGTGAACCACTGGCCATACTCGATCTGTGTGCCGGCTGTGGCGCGATTGCTATCGCCTGTGCGGAGTTGTTCCCCGATGCTCGCGTCGTGGCTAGCGATGCCAGTACAGACGCGCTGGATGTGGCACGCACCAACGCCACGCGCCATGATAGTGGTCCGCAGGTTGAATTGGTTCAGGCCGATCTTTTCGATGACTTGCCCGCCGAGCGGTTTGATCTGATCGTGACCAATCCGCCGTACGTGAGCCGCGAAGAATCAGAGGGGCTGGCGGCTGAGTACCAGCATGAGCCCGGTTATGCTTTTCACGGTAATCAACAGGATCTCTCGCTTTTAACGCGACTGCTTGTGCAAGCGCCGGATTATCTGACCGAAGATGGTCTGTTGATTTTGGAAGTGGGGGCACGTGCGTTTGAGCTCGAAGCCACACATCCCGACCTACCGATCAGCTGGGTTGAGTTACAGCATGGCGGCATGGGCGTGGGTGTACTCGAAGCTGAGGATCTGGCCGCCTGGGCCAGTGCGCAGACAATCGGGGGTTGA
- a CDS encoding EF-P lysine aminoacylase GenX has protein sequence MVTSDDWRPSADWPTLHRRAALLRTLRAFLDERGCTEIDAPIAARGAIVERELDNLSTRDGDPFVGSPEASLKRALAAGSGDVYHLGHVFRAGEVGRWHNPEFCMLEWYRCGWGLQSIIDETGTLLHHTLGLSMAEPQYFVDVFQATIGLDPFEASTASLADAARQFGVAPSDTDAGDTRSLWIDCLMSLVVQPRLGDRQPVCLTHFPAADGVLTMPAADGVTALRFEVYFRGVELANGAVELTNAALADERMRANAECGDGDTPVDEHLLSAMRAGLPECAGVALGVDRLLALQLAHDDVASVMPFDWRRR, from the coding sequence GTGGTAACGTCCGATGACTGGCGGCCGTCGGCTGATTGGCCTACGCTGCACCGCCGTGCCGCGCTGTTACGCACACTTCGCGCCTTTTTAGACGAACGTGGCTGCACGGAGATTGACGCGCCGATCGCCGCGCGCGGCGCGATCGTGGAGCGTGAGCTCGATAACCTGAGCACGCGCGATGGGGATCCATTCGTTGGTTCCCCTGAGGCCTCGTTGAAGCGTGCGTTGGCTGCCGGTAGCGGTGATGTGTATCACCTGGGCCACGTATTTCGTGCGGGCGAAGTTGGGCGCTGGCACAACCCCGAATTCTGCATGCTGGAGTGGTACCGGTGCGGTTGGGGACTGCAATCGATCATCGACGAAACTGGCACTCTGTTGCACCACACGCTCGGGCTATCGATGGCCGAGCCGCAGTATTTCGTGGATGTTTTTCAAGCGACGATCGGTTTGGATCCGTTTGAAGCATCAACGGCGTCGCTAGCCGACGCTGCGCGCCAGTTCGGCGTTGCGCCGTCCGACACGGATGCTGGCGACACACGCTCATTGTGGATTGACTGCTTGATGTCGCTGGTCGTGCAGCCTCGCCTCGGGGACCGACAACCCGTGTGTTTGACGCATTTCCCGGCCGCCGACGGTGTGTTGACCATGCCCGCGGCGGACGGCGTGACTGCGCTTCGGTTCGAAGTCTATTTTCGCGGCGTCGAACTGGCTAACGGAGCGGTGGAGTTGACCAATGCCGCATTGGCAGATGAGCGAATGCGCGCCAACGCCGAATGTGGCGATGGTGATACCCCCGTCGACGAGCATCTGCTATCTGCCATGCGCGCCGGTTTGCCGGAGTGTGCCGGCGTCGCTCTCGGCGTTGACCGGTTATTGGCGCTACAACTGGCGCACGATGACGTGGCGTCGGTGATGCCCTTCGATTGGCGTCGGCGCTAA